The following coding sequences are from one Kosakonia sp. H02 window:
- a CDS encoding YchO/YchP family invasin yields MYPLLSLLAVLLAGGDARALQNRFVQQAENPFDNNGDGLPDLGMAPENGTQEKHVAEMAKAFGEASMTDTDLSPGQQARQFAFGQLRDVVSDEVNQQVESWLSPWGSASVDLKVDNEGGFTGSHGDWFVPLQDNNRYLRWSQLGLTQQDVGLVGNLGVGQRWIAGDWLLGYNTFYDNLMDENFGRAGLGAEAWGEYLRLSANYYQPVSHWDYQTATQQMRMARGYDVTAQARLPFYQQLNTSVSVEQYFGDNVDLFDNGTGYRNPVAVKFGVNYTPVPLVTFTAEHRQGESGVSQNDLGLKLNYRFGVPLWKQLSASEVAESRSLRGSRYDSPTRNSAPVFEYRQRKTLSVFLATPPWDLQPGETVALKMQIRSTHGIRSLIWQGDTQALSLTPPANARSEEGWTLIMPHWDSSEGATNSWTLSVLVEDEKGQRVESNTIELKLTEPVIPPATENSADWMLPAAQ; encoded by the coding sequence ATTTATCCACTTCTTTCACTTCTTGCTGTTTTGTTGGCGGGAGGCGATGCCCGTGCTTTGCAAAACAGATTCGTGCAGCAGGCAGAAAACCCCTTTGATAATAACGGCGACGGTTTGCCGGATCTCGGTATGGCGCCTGAAAACGGCACGCAGGAAAAACATGTTGCCGAAATGGCGAAGGCGTTTGGCGAAGCCAGCATGACGGATACCGATCTGAGCCCCGGTCAGCAGGCGCGCCAGTTCGCCTTTGGTCAATTGCGCGATGTGGTGAGCGACGAAGTTAATCAGCAGGTGGAATCCTGGTTATCGCCCTGGGGCAGCGCCAGTGTCGATCTGAAAGTGGATAACGAAGGCGGATTTACCGGCAGCCACGGCGACTGGTTTGTCCCTTTGCAAGATAACAATCGCTACCTGAGGTGGAGCCAGCTTGGGTTGACGCAGCAAGATGTCGGGCTGGTTGGTAATCTGGGTGTCGGTCAGCGCTGGATAGCCGGTGACTGGCTGCTTGGCTACAACACCTTTTACGACAACCTGATGGATGAAAACTTCGGTCGCGCGGGGTTAGGGGCTGAAGCATGGGGCGAATACCTGCGGCTTTCCGCTAACTATTACCAGCCGGTAAGCCACTGGGATTACCAGACTGCAACACAGCAAATGCGCATGGCGCGCGGTTACGATGTCACGGCGCAGGCGCGGCTGCCCTTTTACCAGCAGCTCAATACCAGCGTCAGCGTGGAGCAATACTTCGGCGATAACGTCGATCTGTTCGATAACGGCACCGGCTATCGCAACCCGGTAGCGGTGAAATTTGGCGTGAATTACACCCCGGTGCCGCTGGTGACATTTACCGCCGAGCATCGCCAGGGCGAAAGCGGCGTTAGCCAGAATGATTTGGGGCTGAAACTCAATTACCGCTTTGGTGTGCCGCTGTGGAAACAGCTTTCCGCCAGCGAAGTGGCAGAGAGCCGTTCCCTGCGCGGAAGCCGCTACGACAGCCCGACGCGCAACAGCGCGCCGGTGTTTGAGTATCGCCAGCGTAAAACGTTATCGGTGTTCCTTGCTACGCCGCCGTGGGATCTTCAGCCGGGTGAAACGGTGGCGTTGAAAATGCAAATTCGCAGCACCCACGGCATTCGCTCATTAATCTGGCAGGGCGATACGCAGGCATTGAGCCTGACGCCACCGGCGAATGCGCGAAGCGAGGAGGGCTGGACGCTGATTATGCCGCACTGGGACAGTAGCGAAGGGGCAACCAATAGCTGGACGCTCTCAGTGTTGGTGGAAGATGAAAAAGGGCAGCGTGTTGAGTCCAACACTATCGAGCTGAAGCTGACCGAGCCGGTGATCCCACCGGCCACGGAAAACAGTGCGGACTGGATGCTGCCCGCCGCGCAATAA
- a CDS encoding YbhB/YbcL family Raf kinase inhibitor-like protein — protein MNRKLNVLCTALLFYGVQASANALFTLQSPAFADNAMMEKKFAGNASNNPNCTGENISPSLVWNNPPANTQSFALVVHDPEGAQGLGVTHLVAYNIAASATGFAQNDLRDGKGFTGGKNTPGNFRWHGPCPPPGSGAHHYTFTLIATSLKPELPEGLTREALFAKLKGHTLAATGLIGRFGQ, from the coding sequence ATGAATAGAAAACTGAACGTGCTCTGCACAGCGTTGCTGTTTTACGGCGTACAGGCGAGTGCCAATGCGCTCTTTACTCTGCAATCCCCGGCGTTTGCCGATAACGCGATGATGGAGAAGAAATTCGCTGGTAATGCCAGTAACAACCCCAACTGCACCGGTGAGAATATCTCGCCGTCGCTGGTCTGGAATAACCCGCCCGCCAATACGCAAAGCTTCGCCCTGGTAGTACACGATCCCGAAGGGGCGCAAGGGTTAGGCGTCACGCACCTGGTGGCGTATAACATCGCGGCATCGGCCACCGGGTTTGCGCAAAACGACCTGCGTGATGGCAAAGGCTTCACCGGCGGGAAAAATACGCCAGGTAATTTCCGCTGGCATGGCCCCTGCCCGCCGCCGGGCAGCGGTGCGCATCACTACACCTTTACGCTTATCGCCACTTCCCTGAAACCTGAGTTACCGGAAGGGCTTACGCGCGAAGCGCTGTTCGCCAAACTTAAAGGCCACACACTGGCAGCGACCGGGTTGATTGGCCGTTTCGGACAATAA
- a CDS encoding NarK family nitrate/nitrite MFS transporter, producing MQHTSIPEKRSSSRVITDWRPEDPVFWQQQGHQIASRNLWISVPSLLLAFCVWMLFSAVAVNLPKVGFQFTTDQLFMLTALPSVSGALLRVPYSFMVPVFGGRRWTAFSTGILIIPCVWLGFAVQDTSTPFSTFIVIALLCGFAGANFASSMANISFFFPKEKQGGALGINGGFGNLGVSVMQLIAPLAVSFSIFAAFGGAGVTQPDGSMLYLQNAAWIWVPLLAVFTLAAWFGMNELATSKASLRAQLPVLKRSHLWIMSFLYLATFGSFIGFSAGFAMLSKTQFPDVQILHFAFFGPLVGALARSAGGAISDRLGGTRVTLVNFVVMAIFSALLFLTLPANGTGGNFTAFFCVFLVLFLTAGLGSGSTFQMISVIFRKMTMERVKQSGGSESEAMREAATETAAALGFISAIGAIGGFFIPKAFGTSLALTGSPAGAMKVFLVFYIACVVITWAIYGRKKQ from the coding sequence ATGCAACACACATCCATCCCGGAAAAAAGGTCGTCATCTCGGGTTATTACCGACTGGCGTCCTGAAGATCCGGTTTTCTGGCAACAACAGGGGCACCAGATTGCGAGCCGCAATTTGTGGATCTCCGTTCCCAGCCTGCTTCTGGCATTCTGCGTCTGGATGCTTTTTAGCGCGGTCGCCGTGAATCTACCAAAAGTGGGCTTTCAGTTCACGACCGATCAGCTGTTTATGTTAACCGCGCTGCCATCTGTTTCTGGCGCACTGTTACGCGTGCCGTACTCATTTATGGTGCCGGTGTTTGGCGGACGTCGCTGGACTGCCTTCAGCACCGGGATTTTAATCATCCCTTGTGTGTGGCTGGGTTTTGCCGTCCAGGATACGTCTACCCCGTTTAGTACCTTCATCGTTATCGCGCTGCTGTGTGGTTTTGCCGGCGCCAACTTCGCCTCCAGCATGGCAAACATCAGCTTCTTCTTCCCGAAAGAGAAGCAGGGCGGTGCGCTGGGCATCAATGGCGGTTTTGGTAACCTCGGCGTCAGCGTAATGCAGCTGATTGCGCCGCTGGCCGTGTCGTTCTCCATTTTTGCGGCCTTTGGCGGAGCCGGTGTGACACAGCCTGATGGCTCTATGCTGTATCTGCAAAACGCGGCATGGATTTGGGTGCCGTTGCTGGCGGTATTTACGCTGGCAGCCTGGTTTGGCATGAACGAGCTGGCAACCTCAAAAGCCTCGCTGCGCGCGCAGTTGCCGGTGCTGAAACGCTCGCATCTGTGGATCATGAGCTTCCTTTACCTGGCGACCTTCGGATCCTTTATCGGCTTCTCGGCGGGGTTTGCCATGCTGTCAAAAACCCAGTTTCCGGATGTGCAGATCCTGCATTTCGCCTTCTTCGGGCCGCTGGTAGGCGCACTCGCACGCTCTGCGGGCGGGGCGATTTCTGACCGTCTCGGTGGAACGCGCGTGACGCTGGTGAACTTTGTGGTAATGGCTATTTTCAGTGCGCTGTTGTTCCTGACCTTACCGGCAAATGGGACAGGGGGTAATTTCACTGCGTTCTTCTGTGTCTTCCTGGTGCTGTTCCTGACGGCCGGGTTAGGCAGTGGCTCTACGTTCCAGATGATTTCGGTTATTTTCCGCAAAATGACCATGGAGCGCGTGAAGCAATCCGGCGGTAGCGAGAGCGAAGCCATGCGTGAAGCCGCGACAGAAACCGCTGCTGCACTGGGCTTTATCTCCGCCATTGGCGCGATTGGTGGCTTCTTCATTCCTAAAGCATTCGGCACTTCGCTGGCGCTGACCGGTTCACCGGCGGGCGCGATGAAAGTGTTCCTCGTGTTCTATATTGCCTGCGTGGTGATCACCTGGGCGATATACGGGCGTAAAAAACAATAA
- the narL gene encoding two-component system response regulator NarL, protein MSNQDPATILLIDDHPMLRTGVKQLISMAPDITVVGEASNGEHGIELAESLDPDLILLDLNMPGMNGLETLDKLREKTLSGRVVVFSVSNHEEDVVTALKRGADGYLLKDMEPEDLLKALQQAAAGEMVLSEALTPVLAASLRANRATTDRDITQLTPRERDILKLIAQGLPNKMIARRLDITESTVKVHVKHMLKKMKLKSRVEAAVWVHQERIF, encoded by the coding sequence ATGAGTAATCAGGATCCGGCTACAATCCTCCTGATCGACGACCATCCGATGCTGCGAACCGGTGTAAAGCAGTTAATCAGCATGGCCCCGGACATCACTGTCGTCGGCGAGGCCAGCAACGGGGAACACGGCATTGAGCTGGCGGAATCACTGGATCCTGATCTGATATTGCTGGATCTCAATATGCCCGGCATGAACGGGCTGGAAACCCTGGACAAGCTGCGTGAAAAAACCCTTTCGGGGCGCGTGGTGGTCTTTAGCGTTTCCAATCACGAAGAGGATGTGGTGACCGCCCTGAAACGCGGCGCAGACGGCTACCTGCTGAAAGATATGGAGCCGGAAGATTTATTGAAAGCGTTGCAGCAAGCGGCGGCGGGCGAAATGGTGCTCAGCGAAGCGCTAACGCCGGTGCTGGCGGCCAGCCTGCGCGCCAACCGTGCGACAACCGATCGTGATATTACGCAGTTAACGCCGCGCGAGCGTGACATTCTGAAGCTGATTGCGCAAGGGCTGCCAAACAAGATGATCGCCCGTCGGCTGGATATCACCGAAAGCACGGTAAAAGTGCACGTAAAACATATGCTGAAAAAGATGAAGCTAAAATCCCGCGTCGAAGCCGCAGTGTGGGTGCATCAGGAACGAATTTTCTGA
- the narX gene encoding nitrate/nitrite two-component system sensor histidine kinase NarX produces MLKRLFSPMSLVNQLAVLMLLSTLIGVTGMAISGWLVQGVQGSAHAINKAGSLRMQSYRLLSAIPLHDDEQYLLDEMEHTAFSAELAQAAKRDGQQVQLTDLQTYWHSVVIPAIKDARQPGEVADIIAIFVGRIDGLVSAFDSNTEHRIEQVVVMHRVMAVLMGLLLLFAVIWLRARLLRPWQQLLHMARAVSQRDFTQRAHISGGNEMATLGEALNNMSAELGESYAVLERRVQEKTAGLEQKNEILSFLWQANHRLHSRIPLCERLSPVLNGLQNLTLLHDIELRVYDMEDEANHQEFTCQSTASCDIKGCHLCPRDGKLVELSGVGSTLKWRLADAHMQYGLLLAKLPPGRHLSHDQQQLVDTLVEQLTATLALDRHQDRQQQLMVMEERATIARELHDSIAQSLSCMKMQVSCLQMQGDELPASSQQLLGQIRNELNTSWVQLRELLTTFRLQLTEPGLRPALESSCQEYSARFGFQVRLDYQLPPRLVPAHQAIHLLQIAREALSNALKHSGATAVSVAVQQQGNRVILRISDNGCGIPVNAERTNHYGLIIMRDRAQSLRGDCQVRPGASGGTDVVVTFIPETFLSSMQGDNHE; encoded by the coding sequence ATGCTAAAACGCCTTTTCTCACCGATGTCGCTGGTTAACCAACTGGCGGTGCTGATGCTGTTATCGACCCTGATAGGCGTGACGGGCATGGCTATTTCCGGCTGGCTGGTACAAGGCGTTCAGGGCAGCGCTCACGCAATCAATAAAGCGGGATCGCTGCGCATGCAGAGCTACCGGCTGCTGTCAGCAATCCCGTTGCATGATGATGAGCAATATCTGCTGGATGAAATGGAGCATACCGCCTTCAGCGCTGAGCTGGCGCAAGCGGCAAAGCGGGACGGCCAGCAAGTGCAACTGACAGATCTGCAAACCTACTGGCACAGCGTGGTTATCCCGGCTATTAAAGATGCCCGCCAGCCGGGCGAAGTCGCCGATATTATCGCCATCTTCGTCGGGCGCATCGACGGGCTGGTCTCTGCCTTTGACAGCAATACCGAGCATCGCATTGAACAGGTGGTAGTGATGCACCGGGTGATGGCAGTGCTGATGGGCTTATTACTGTTGTTTGCCGTTATCTGGCTGCGGGCTCGTCTACTCCGTCCGTGGCAGCAACTGCTGCACATGGCGCGCGCCGTCAGTCAGCGTGATTTTACCCAGCGCGCCCATATCAGCGGCGGCAATGAGATGGCGACCCTCGGCGAGGCGCTGAACAACATGTCCGCCGAACTTGGCGAAAGTTACGCGGTACTTGAGCGCCGCGTGCAGGAAAAGACCGCCGGGCTTGAGCAAAAAAATGAGATCCTGTCGTTTCTATGGCAGGCCAATCACCGTCTTCACTCCCGCATTCCTTTATGTGAACGCTTATCGCCAGTGCTGAACGGCTTGCAAAATCTCACGCTGCTGCATGATATCGAACTGCGCGTTTACGATATGGAAGATGAGGCAAATCATCAGGAATTTACCTGCCAGTCGACCGCCAGTTGCGATATCAAAGGCTGCCATTTATGCCCGCGCGACGGCAAACTTGTTGAGTTATCCGGGGTGGGTTCGACCCTGAAATGGCGGCTGGCGGATGCGCATATGCAATATGGTTTGTTGCTGGCGAAACTGCCACCGGGTCGGCATCTGAGCCACGACCAGCAGCAATTGGTGGATACGCTGGTTGAGCAACTTACCGCGACGCTGGCGCTGGATCGGCATCAGGATCGCCAGCAACAATTAATGGTGATGGAAGAGCGCGCTACCATTGCCCGCGAACTGCACGATTCTATTGCCCAGTCCCTCTCCTGTATGAAGATGCAGGTCAGTTGCCTGCAAATGCAGGGTGACGAACTCCCGGCCAGCAGCCAGCAGTTGTTGGGGCAAATCCGTAATGAACTGAATACGTCATGGGTGCAGTTACGCGAGTTGCTCACCACCTTCCGTTTACAATTAACCGAACCGGGGCTGCGCCCGGCGCTGGAATCCAGTTGCCAGGAGTACAGCGCGCGGTTCGGTTTCCAGGTGCGGCTCGACTACCAGTTACCGCCCCGCTTAGTACCGGCCCATCAGGCGATTCATTTATTGCAAATCGCCCGTGAGGCATTGAGCAATGCATTAAAACACTCCGGCGCAACCGCGGTCAGCGTCGCAGTGCAACAGCAGGGAAACCGGGTAATATTGCGCATCAGCGATAACGGTTGTGGGATCCCGGTCAATGCTGAACGGACCAACCACTATGGACTCATTATTATGCGTGACCGCGCGCAAAGCCTGCGCGGCGACTGCCAGGTGCGTCCCGGAGCCTCCGGGGGGACTGACGTTGTCGTGACGTTTATACCCGAGACGTTTCTCTCATCCATGCAAGGAGATAACCATGAGTAA